The Mesobacillus jeotgali genome window below encodes:
- a CDS encoding ABC transporter permease has product MINLVRNEMLKIVRKKRILVVAGIIAVLVALFTYSQYREIERRLERFGDIDWRTTLQQQIIDTQNRITSSGISDEWKSELQLRIQQQQYYLDNNVNPMEPGAPSFARVFAEHSINLFLPLMIMVVAADIVSSERSAGTVKLLLTRPVKRWRILMSKYITLVLSVSIIVLLFGILSYLISGLIFGYQGWSAPVITGFNVEGNELNTNAVQMIPQWQYLLMEFSLVWFVALIVGTITFMLSVLIRNTPAGMGVMLAALISGAILSNMVSSWEQAKYLFMINLNLTGYLSGQAPPIEGMTLGFSLVILTIWGLAALIVSFAVFIRQDIY; this is encoded by the coding sequence TTGATTAACCTCGTCAGGAATGAAATGCTGAAGATTGTCCGTAAAAAAAGGATTCTAGTGGTGGCGGGAATCATTGCAGTGCTTGTAGCTCTTTTTACATACTCACAATACAGGGAAATTGAAAGAAGGCTTGAGCGTTTTGGAGATATAGACTGGCGAACGACCCTGCAGCAGCAAATCATCGATACACAAAACCGAATCACAAGCAGCGGAATTTCTGATGAGTGGAAAAGCGAACTGCAGCTGCGAATCCAACAGCAGCAATATTATCTTGATAACAATGTGAATCCAATGGAGCCGGGTGCACCTAGCTTTGCAAGGGTGTTTGCTGAGCATTCAATCAACCTGTTCCTGCCATTGATGATCATGGTGGTCGCAGCCGACATTGTTTCTTCGGAACGCAGTGCGGGCACAGTGAAACTTTTGCTGACACGACCGGTGAAGCGCTGGAGAATCTTGATGAGTAAATACATCACCTTGGTATTATCCGTCTCGATCATCGTGCTTCTGTTTGGGATTCTATCCTACTTGATATCTGGTCTCATTTTTGGCTACCAAGGATGGTCGGCCCCTGTTATAACCGGATTCAATGTCGAAGGCAATGAACTGAATACAAACGCTGTACAGATGATCCCTCAGTGGCAGTATTTGTTGATGGAATTCAGCTTAGTGTGGTTTGTGGCGCTGATTGTCGGGACGATCACATTTATGCTATCTGTGTTGATCCGGAATACGCCAGCCGGGATGGGCGTCATGCTCGCCGCGCTGATATCCGGAGCCATTCTCAGCAATATGGTTTCCTCCTGGGAGCAAGCAAAATACTTGTTCATGATCAACCTGAATCTGACCGGATACCTGTCCGGGCAGGCACCGCCAATTGAAGGGATGACGCTAGGATTTTCGCTAGTGATTTTGACCATTTGGGGATTGGCAGCGTTGATTGTTTCGTTTGCTGTCTTTATCAGGCAGGATATATATTAA
- a CDS encoding Fe3+ hydroxamate ABC transporter substrate-binding protein: MFKITPQCSVCKKEIQANEEIFVKMRYPETKGMTEIKAFIKYQGKIICEVCLNK, from the coding sequence ATGTTCAAAATCACGCCGCAGTGCTCGGTATGCAAGAAGGAAATTCAAGCGAATGAAGAGATTTTCGTGAAAATGAGGTACCCGGAAACAAAGGGGATGACGGAGATCAAGGCATTTATCAAGTATCAAGGAAAAATAATTTGCGAAGTGTGCTTGAATAAGTAA